TACCACGTAAACGAGAGAGGCATATACCTTGAaaggaatataataaaatctAGAAATAATAGGATATTAGTAGATCTAGGCAACCAATTTGatttaaatgatttttatcaatCAACTTTGAGTCTTAAAAATCAATTGAATGGCTACaatgatgatgaaaaagaaataccAAATCGTCGAAATATTATAGATTCACATGTAAAGAATcataaagaaaatagaACATTGcccaatttaaataatgtagataaaaaaacgaaaaatcTAATTTATGAGATTCGAAAAGAATTagaagaaacaaaaaaggaGCTTGATAATAAAAGGGATGGTGAATTGGCAATACAACtgatacaaaataaaagaataacaaaaaaggatgaaaatatttctgCATTAGAATGTAAAAACTTtaagcaaaataaaaatgaaggaAATAATTTGGAGAATGAAGATGATAATTTTGAAggtgaatataataaaattatatcaataaataattataaggaATTCAAAACTAAtcgaaaatttaaaaaactactaaaaaaaatatttaagacGGTGATGAAGAGTACAGCTTTTTTGGCGATAATACTAACAGGAGGGCTTATCATTCCATTTATGCTTTTAATTATGCAGGACTCATTTGACGAAACTATGAACGAATGGGGACTTTATGGGttacatattaaaaaataaaaaaattcaagaTAActattctttattattatgttttattatatttgtttaaatgattaaaaataatgtatataatattttatgacaTATAagttacaattttttacgTTCTGCAAAACAATGAAATTTGATTTAttgtttgttttattattatacattttttaatttaatatataatgaatttatCATTGTTTAGTATTTGTCAAAACTCATTTATCCTTATTtccatgcatatatattatatattaatggaTTTTGAATTTACTCATTTTTAGTTAATGTttataattgtattttgtaattattttaaataaacttatttaaacatattttctaATAAAACTATAATCTATATTGTAGATTTGGGTTCAGATTTAGAGTGATGTTTGGGGGAATTCATATTTGGGGTCCGGGTTCTGTACTATGTGTTATTGTTTTGTTCTATAGAACCGATGTTTTGGGATAgagctattttttattaattttttataatttgataatatttattttactacAAATGttgattaaatatatgtaccaCCCcgtatttttaatttcgaGATGATGTCTAAATATGCACCCAAAAGGGCATACCCATTAATATGAAAGGGATCgcataacatatttttcataaattatgATACTCTATCTATTcgcttatatatattaaatatgggaatattataacttcacattttatattttattgctATTTTTTGGATAACTATATATGAGACCCCTTATTATCTATTATATAGGACTTGCTAGCCCATAGCTATATTGAATCGtgaataacaaaatatacttctttatttgatgaaacatttatttagtaaaacttattatttgtgtcatatttatttttattaaattgtattttGATAACCGAAcagtataataatattatatatgagactataaattataattagattcatttgaaatatttgtctacattataatatacCTTCATgttaatgaatatatttttaatattaattaagcataatactaatatataacaggtagttatgcatatagatgtataatatatcgACCGAGAACCGATAATACAACGTTATCTATAAAAGATCTTTTATGAATCTAACGTTTTTAATGATACAATAAAATCGCActttatatacaatattttttaattttaattgtatttactagtctctttttttatttcctttacATTCGTATTAATAGATATTGCTTTATAagctttatttattttccataaaGGTATAGCATTAGATTAATCgctattcatttttaaattttatagttttgaggtataaatatattatattttaaatagcTAATGTAattgcatataaaaatattaataaaattgaatgCTATAGCttgttataatatttatatatacaatattgtATCAATGGGCAAgcaataaatatgttaaattCTGGAAACatatacaattatatatcaatgcaaagtatatataaaaggcatgtaataattaatttaatttgaactaataatatttatattaggttatatataatgtttttaCGAGATAGTATATATGTTCTAAAATACTTGATTTAAAGCTATGAAACACGGAAATGGAATAACTTCGACACGACAAAATTCATCTAAATCCATTATAAATGAACCTATATTGCATATACAAAGTAGTAATGCTATTATTTAAGAAGAAATTGGCTGCCTATTTTTCATGtgaaatgcatatattcattaagAATTATTATCGTAGAAaaacacatatatacacatcTACAGAATGTCTTTCCACAAATTTAAGTAATAATACTTATCCAATTTAAATTACTTCaccataattttatttaaaaatggtaCTCAATACTAAATTTgattcttcatttttttgtccTTAAAATTGCCTTACATATAAAGAAACAGTAAATAGTAAATGGTTATTACTTTAATTACCCTTTTAGTAATtacaaaacataaaaactaattaaaagtaaagttattacataattaattttaattcgtTTGAATTCACAAATtagcattatatatataccttCAAATTGCAACTAAAatcattatatacaaatttaatttaaaaaacagttgaaacaaaaaagaacatatatataatataaaaagatataatatatttattattatcttttctttttttgacttaaaaaattaatcgAAAAGTTGgatttatgtttataaaaatacaaaacaataattaatataaaaattaataacgcagatttatatttaattttttattcatctTCTATTTCGTCTTCACAATTGCTTCTTACATCCGAAATCCAATCAATAACTGTTTTTAAAACTTCTTCATTTCCTGTCTCTATCGTTATAGCATGATTCATATCATCAAGAGGatgaaattttttgttatgaACATTtgctttattataaaatgaatgTGCTGCCTCATAAGAACACGATGTATCATCTTTTGAATGCACAAATAGTAAAGGAATATCATTtggcatatatttaatattaccATTCAATGTGACAGTTGCTTTTATACATTCAgaaatatttctatattttatttcatcacTATTTCgaaatttatcatatttacatatattagcATAATATTCGGACTTTTTATAGCGTGATGATGAAGTTCGTTTATGAGGCATAACACAAGACAAGAAGCTAAATGcaggtaaataaaaatacttaAATGATTTGTTTCCGGCATTCCGTGATGTTTTTAATCTCACCATACCAGATAAAGATACGCAAcctttaatatttaaatcatctaaataattataacgTATTTCATGGTCATCACTAGTACTAGCATTTATCGTAGCAGAGATACTAGCACTAGAAGTACCAGGACCATCATTTTTAGAATTCGTAATGCAGCGCTTATTCGAAATATGTTTTACAGAATTATCACTAATCATATCTTCTATCATATCATTGTCAATTTGATTAATATTAGTAGATTTGTCTAACACTGCTTTACGATTTTTATAGTTACTTGACTTTCCAGCATTAGTTTTATCTTTTTGTTCTTTCCCTAACAATTGTAATATTCTTAAAGCGATACCTCCTCCCATCGAATGCccaataatatacataggaagtcttttttttttagtggTCACTATATCATGAGATTCGTCATCCATTTGATTTTCATTCGATATTTCATCTTGAATTTGATTCATATATTGTATTACATCATTAACTATATCATCAAAAGAACTAAAATCACCTCTTACATTTTTCCATGCTTGTGATTCGCCATGTCCTTGCAAATCGATCCCATATACTGAATAACCATTTtgattaaatttttcaatCCAACTatctttataaatatagtaaTTATTAGTGTCTACTACTAAGCCTTCATCGTTATTTGGcatttgtaaatttattcTCATAAAAGTTAATCGAGTATGGGATTTTATTCcatgtattaaaaatataattcctACAGCCTTTTTAGCTACCCACccatatgtttttaaaagtaaaccatttttattacataacCAACCTATCTTAGGATCACCAtctaatttatttactGTAGTACTTCTTAACTCATCATTATTCAGTTCAATTTCTTCCATCGCTcatattatgaaatataataatccatattacaacaaaaaaacatatgttattttatagcataaataatgcatatatataattaaaattttacttttcaaatatatgcatatagattattagcaaaaaaatatatcatagtAATCGTATCATGAcgatatataaatttatatatgcgaACTCTACATCATATTACATtaatatcaaataatattaatgggATTGGatgtataatataacaaaCCATAAACAAATTACAAGAAAcggaaaaaaatgtataattatAGTTTACTTTATTTTCGAAGTTTTTTCGAGTATTTCATGCAACCAGATGAAATTTCAATTGATATAATACGATTAATAcgaattattatatgttgtTTGTTTTTCggcaatttattttttgtttttttaatttttttaattttgatatttcaaatttggtctaagaaaaaatatataattgttatatattatttttttattaataaataacgattatataatgcttttacttaaaaaataatgatgaggaaatacaaatatgcatatcatattataaaagcgacgaaaaaaaacggaaacacccaatttttttttttttattccgATGTAATAACaagtatatttaatttagtataaataaaaaaaaagttatatatattattattaatacaattttttaattataacaactgtaaaatataatcattccctagaaagaaatattattaatatatataatactttACAACTGCTAATGATTTATGGAATTAATATGCATTATAAGAAAGCCCATAAAAtcatttacaatttttttatttaaagtaataaacattttatttacctCAAAAATATGGTCTGCAATTAATAGCATATTGCtaaattttatgatataattttaaccGTAAGCTTTACAAACAGATCTAAAAAgtgaaaattttcattttatgtGTTTATAATTAGATTATTATCACAATTGAATCAATATATACTCTATATTTAGcataaattaacaaaataaaacgaTCCAAAATagcagaaaaaaaaattgaatctatatttttaaatattctcaaaaaatatataagataGTGTTTTTAAGGGCTATCttttgtaatatttaaattgtcaAGCCGCGAAAAACGAATGTTcttaatacattttattatttaccatttatatatatcttacAAACCCTAAAAACATGCTATGtcttttcataaaaatgcaCGTTATATGAAATGCATTAAATTGGGTTTGAGGTATGTTGTTAATTAAGAACGAAGATAATTAGACACAAActagtaaataaaatgtttagtaagtgttttttctttatgttttacatttttgGTTTTGTTATGTTTTGGGTTAGGGTTCTATACAACGGGTTATAGTTTTATTCTATAGAACCGATGTTGTGGGATAgagctattttttattaatttgttaataatttgatcatatttatttgtctATACGTGctgattaaatatatgtatcatCCCTGTATGTTTAATCTCGAGATGGTGCTTAAATATGcaacaaaaaaagagaaataaccataaaatgaaaggaatatcataaataaaaaatctttataaataataacattgTGTTTGTAGTATtcacaaaattaatatatgtagaTGCATTATAATGTTAAAAGacataaacaaattatatccAAAGAAAGcattattaaaacaaaaaaaaattctatgatgataatttaaagTGGCCATTATGTATGGAAACAAATTGTCTTATGAACATAAATCTTCTAATATTATGGTGCtgaaaagaatatatttcatatatgcttatatatgaaggaaaaaataatcgaCATCTTTTCCAATAATgcatttttgttaaatcTACGAATCCCCATCAAtctaagaaaaaaaaataaatggatgaatatataaaatattttaatttttttcaaattatagtatatattataaatatgtacattttttaaacaattgTTGAGAATTATCATgctattaaaatttgtatatctCTTACAGATTCGATATAGGTGATATCAACAtatttgtcttttttttcaatgaGGTATCCACCTATGTTAAGGaacgttttttttaattttccatttttaatatcatcTTCAGAATCAACTTCAGTTGTGAATAAATTTGCGCTTTTTatgattttgtttttatattctttctCGGAAGAGTTGTGATCAATTATATTTGCTGAGGTCATAGCGATTATAGTCCTGTCTTCTGATAtctacaaaattaataaaaatatattgcataaattattgtgaataatatgaaaaatacgATTTATAACGAAATAAAAGAGGGAAGGTTTCCTTACTTGAACTTTTTTGGCTAAAGCATAAAAGTATCTCTGACGGCCAAAACACCAATTTTTGTAACGCTTCTGTATGATTACTAAATTTGGATTGTACACACGAGCAATTTTTactaaaaaacaatattataaaattgaataGATGAAGTTaaaatatcataatttGAAGATATAGGAAAGaataaatagtaataataatatgctaATTTGactaattatttatgttttgtaTACTTTTATCCAAgtctttatataaaaaattgccAGTATCGGGATCCCATGCCTtgtttattgttttattatactaatgaaaataaagagaaatatatgtatataaattacaataattttttaattttaatttggtttatatattttaatggtGCGCGTTAATTGATACCTTATTCGGATCATCctttctatatttaatcTTTTCAACATCTGTATGGTcttcatgtttttttttatatgaaattatattacCACTATAAGATCctgtgcatattttataaccATCTTTACTTGTAGCATGATATTCTAAATGTTTTACAGCTTCGTTCATAAGTTTTTCCGcttcttttatttcttcgTGATTTTCACACAATAAGTGCTTGTTTGTTTCGTATACTTCTTCTGAACTATCATTGATAAAAGTTAACATGTTTTTTACGCgtacaaaaataaagatattgtatttatattatagcATTGTTGTACAAgcacatattttatattttcataatgaAACAtgtaatatgcatatatttctgCATTTTCTTACGTAggataacatttttttgatttgttttttttagattTTCCTGGAACAGGCTCAGTCGCAAGGGATTCATTATTTGCATATACGAAAATgcttaaaataaataaaacgatttgaatataaaatttattcatttttgaacattaaaaacaacatattaaaatatatattactattttttaattcaaaatTAACAACTCGAAAATCTGGACaagtataattaaaattgaagcaaataattttctccaataaagtataaaaacaaatttatttaaaaaaaatacaaattattatttaaacgACAAGTTTATATGCTTTATCAGATTTATAAgtttaatatgttttttatttaaataattcaatcACAAAACGACGTCGATAACAGAAGCtttcataaataatgaatatcaaaaatattatggtTCGTAATctcattaatattataatatctaaaaataaataattttaattatatcatataaattatatttttaatacaagGTATTATGAATAAGCacgtttttatatttttattattgatTAAActcaatttaaaatttataaaagatcCCGTTACGTAtggaattatatatatacttacattaataattatattaaaataaatattttttatttttttccatgtgttttacaaaatttatttgataatgcatagttttaatataaagtatgtctattatatttttaaatattgaaataatttattttaatctGATAAATGCAGTTAATTTGCATATGACTAATACtactataataaaaatatgttctACCTcgtcataaaaataacttgataaaatttatattatgagAATCGCACATTCTGTGATTTTTTTGTCacttataataaaaattttactaaataaaatttttgtagtaaaattgataattttataaaaattatttattggtAATAATACTGACGCCCAggtttatttataaattaaaacaaattataaatttccTTTTAATGGTAAAATATggtacatataaaataaaaaaaatccaaataaataaaatataaaaataaaataatgaagcATAATGTTGTAAAACCAAgaaatgcatatacatacagaaaattaattaattttttaattataatattcttgATTCCGAGGTTTTCATGTATTATGGGTCAAGGTTCTGTACTATGGGTTATAACTTGGTTTTATGGAATCTATGCTTTGGGATATTgtaatatttgtattaatttgtttataatttgatcatatttatttgttttgaaatggtgattaaatatatgtgatGTCCCTGTGTGGTTAATCTCGAGATGATGTCTAAATATGCAACAAAAAAAGGGTTACAACCATTAATGTGAAAGGGGTTgcatatcattttttccataaagcataatatatatattgagtGTTAATATTGATTTAATAtgattaaaataaaacgtCTATATTGCATAAGTTAATATAGATATTGGGTATATCATAATTGTCTATTATATAAAGCCTATTAATCAGGGACTATTTGAATTATGGataacataatatatttctttatttagtAAAACTTCTAATTTATGTCATAATTACTTTAacttaaattataatattccaAATGAACTATAATAATAGCATTATATATGAGGTTAGGCATTAATTATAAGATGATTCATTTGGAGCAATTGCCtacattataatatacCTTCAGTTtaactattatatttttaatgttagTTAAACAcattataaattcattatagataataaaatatagatacATGGAATATTGATCGAGAATCGGCAATACAACGTTATCTATAAAAGGAATATTATGCATCtaccatttttaataacacaataaaaattgaactatatatacaatattttaagttttataattttgaggcataaataaattatattttaaaatcgttaaaaataaaatataagtatattaataaattttcatatcacattttgttttaattattataaataatatgataatatgatagcgttattattatatacttatacatataatataataaaatattatatcaatAACTAATACTGAAATATGATTTTGTTGtgaaaaattcaaataattaaatattaattttatcgaAAAGGcacataataattaatttgatttgagctaaaaatatttttattaggttattatatatatgcaacttcacaaatataatgttattaaaaaaataatatatattctctAAAATGTTATACTTTAAAACAATGAATCAAGGAAAATTACTAATTgatttaacatatttttattaagcGCATTAATTATTTCGTTGTACTATACAGCGGTATAGCAGGAGGCAACAATGATAACAatagataaaatattaatacgAAAAAATCATTAAATTCATTTGATTCGAATAtgttgatatatattaattatatatattattaaaaccGTGATAAAACTGAAAAGATGCagaagataaaaaataattattataatttatacttgggtataatattaacaatacaaagtcatatattattaattctattaataattttataatttgtataaaaatatcgtttttctatattgagctaaatattttattataaaatatgtagtatataatatatttaggCTCTAAGTAGAAATGTGCACTATAATGGTAAATACACTTATATAATTTCGAAAGCTTATTATTACATCTAATCAAGAGTAatgttaaaattataaacctataaaatttaagtaaataataaggaaGTAATTTTATTGAATTAGTTTTCATAGATCAAGAATGAAATtcgtatttatatattaaatagttAATAAGCATGAAAAGgataatatacatttcatatatattaacttATTATAAAACCAATTTAGGTGCCATGCCGATTTTAATgtgtaattattttaattaaatcgAATTGCACATTTTGcgttttaatttaaaaaaaatgcataaatatgaagtatatattattttattaaaatatatttgtatattagGAATATTTGCATACAAAGTTATTGaacatttaaaattaggtattcatttatattattaattaaaatataaatataaacgatacatcatttatttagaaaaagtaataatgatgatCTATTTTTGAAcgttataattttaataaataatttgttttttatttaatagaaataataataaaatatgcaacaTGTGATGCAGAATAATAACGCATATCAATATATGATATCGATAATGagatacaaatatatttttaacaattatAGTGACAACATATTTCtgattctttatatatttatagtaGTATATTCTCTGGAATctctttattaaaataaacaagAGAATATATCGTTTTTCTCTATGTTTAGAATTATAATTGTAAGatatatgattatttaaacCAATTGCAAGATTACATAAAATTACATAATGTGATAATTCCAAActctattaaaaataatggtattagatatatatattatcaaacatgtttaaataaattaaactTATGACGGTTTAGATAAATTGCCATCAAAAGTCAATATAATGTTCCTTtagtaattatattattacatattaaattaaatatccaaaataataagaatgTGCTTAACTGCAGCTTTTGTTGGTccagtatatatattttatataaaaataatatgatgcCAAATATCAACAGattaaagataaaataacatTACAATGTCTAGTAAATTagtaagtatatattttttaaataaaacacatatatttccattttttgaatGCTGCACTACCTATAAATTACTATTAAATTGTAtttaaatacaatttttattagcatttattttatatttgttttaaaaaatgttttcttAGTGTAAACTCCTTCTCGATGTtgatgaatattttaacaatGGAATTGTCGATGAGGGcaaatttgataaaaacaaatcatTGCAATCTAAATGTCCTCAAAAAGGGCAAGAGAATAAATGCACAACTAATTATGAAAGAATTAACGCTTTGGGAGAATATTTATACCAAAAAATGCCTAAAAATTCTAATGAATTCAAAGGGGAAggaattaataataaccTGGATATTGAGTTTTTTATGATGTGGCTAGgcgataaaatatataaggtAGATAAAGACTATAAATCAACTTTGGAAGAATCTTATGAAAAACATCTAAAGAATATTACAGgaaaatttgaatattGGGATGCTTTAAACAGTAAACAAGTTTATAAGAATGCTACTATTGTGAGAAtgcacatattttataacttaCTTAATAGTATATGTAAAACAATTAATGAATTGGACAAAAACCTAAATAATACTGATGCCGCGattcttaaaaaatatggcaCTCATTGTCTTGATTTATATAGAAACATTTATGAGTCTGTTAAAGGATGTAAATCATACACGCATTTATTGGATAgtttaaaaacaatatatgaatatataaaatcgTATAAAATTACTGGTAATACTAGTCTTGATGATTCtaaaaaagttttattatttgtttctaCTCCATCTCTTACAACGTCTGatcataaaaatgaatattttatacataattatgAGACACTTAACTTTGGTGATGAAGGGTGTGAAAAATTGAAATTGAAGGATGAGAAAGATGGGGAAAAAGGTTCATTACCAGATTTACAGAGTATACAAGGCGATAAACTACCTAAAAATCCCAAGGGAGGAAATCGATCAAAAATTCAGCTGAGTGCAGAACTTCGACAAAAACTGGAAGCACAAAAAGAACTACTACGGAAAGCACGCCAAAAACATCAATCACGACCACGACCAGGAATCCCAAATCCTGCAGCTACAAAACCACCAACAGGGCCCAAACCACAACCCCCGCCAGCATCATCATCACCACAacacacacaaaaaatacCTGGACAatcaataaatttaaaaccGTCATCTGGGCAATCAACATCTACACAAACAGACCCCGCAAAGCCAGCACCTGCAAAACCAGTACCACCGCCACAACCATCTCCACCATCTTCGGGATCTTCACAAAAGGATACTAAATTAAAAGGATCTCAAACACCAGGGAAAACCCATCAAGATGAGGCAGGAGGCACAGTTAATGGAGCAGGGAGTGTAACAAAAGGCGGAAAAGGAATTCCAGGTGATGGAGCAGGTAGTGGAACAGTTAGTGGAACAGGAGGTGGGAACAGAGGTTTAGGTGGTGGAGCAGGTGGTGGAATAGGTGGTGGAATAGGAGGCAAAGATAATGCGAAATTAGGTTCAAATAATGATGCAGGAGTTAAAAGTAGTGGATCAAGTGGTGGAGCAGGTGTTTCAGTTAGTGGACAAGGAGCTACAGACAGTGTAATAGGAAGCAAAAGTGGTGGGAAAGGAGGTGCAGGTATCAATAAAGGAGACCCTGGTGGTAATAAAGTAAATACACATAGTGGAAAAGGAGGTAATGGACCAGGTGGTGTAGGAGGTAGTGGGCCGATTAAAACACAAGGTGATCAAGGAGGATCGTCTGGTGGATCAGGAAGCTCAGATAAAGTACAAGGAAAATTAAATGGTGGAACAACAGATACAAGTGCCAATCAAAAAGGTACAGGTAGTGGGCAAGTAGGTACAGTTGATGCATCAGGTGGCGGAGCAGGTGGGGTAATAAGTAACGGGCAAGGTAGTCAAGTAAACACAGGTGGTGCGCAAGGTGATCAAGGAAAATCACCTGGTGGGTTGGGAGGTTCAAGCAGTGTACAAGGGGCTACAAAAAGTGTAGCAGGAGGACCAGGTGTCGGAGCAGGAACTCCAATTAGTGGACCGGGTGATGGAAAAGGCACTGGTGTTAATGGACCTGGAGGTGCAGGTGTTGGACAAGGAGATACAGGCAGTGTAACAGGAGGCATTGGTGGTGGATCAGTTAGTCAAGTAGGAGGCACCGGTGGCGGGCCAGGAGGCGTAAAAATCAATCAAGGAAATCCAGGCACTAACCACGGAGGTTCAGGTACAAATCAAGGAGGATCGCCAGGCGATGGGGCAAATGGTGGACAAGGAAGCTCAGGTAGTCAAACAACCACAGGTGGGGGGACTGTAAATACAGGTAACAATACAGGCGATTCAGGAAGTGGAAAAGTTGGTGGATCAGGTGGCGGAGCAGGCGTTGGTCAAGGAATCCAAAATCCGGTTTCAGGAAGTACAGGAAGTCCAGGAGGTCGGGATCCAGCACATTCATCAGGATCATCCTATGGAAGTTGGTCAAACCTTTGGggaattaatttaaatccTATGAGTTATATACCTAGTATTTCCGATATGTATAAATCTcaaaagaatattttaacaaatGCCTATAATCAAGCCAGTAGTGTATATAATAGCACTGCGgctattgtaaaaaatacttATGATAGCACTGTGACCTTTGCAAAAGATACTTATGATAGCACTGTGACCTTTGTAAAAGATACTTATGAT
This genomic interval from Plasmodium chabaudi chabaudi strain AS genome assembly, chromosome: 11 contains the following:
- a CDS encoding fam-a protein yields the protein MNKFYIQIVLFILSIFVYANNESLATEPVPGKSKKNKSKKCYPTSEEVYETNKHLLCENHEEIKEAEKLMNEAVKHLEYHATSKDGYKICTGSYSGNIISYKKKHEDHTDVEKIKYRKDDPNKYNKTINKAWDPDTGNFLYKDLDKIKIARVYNPNLVIIQKRYKNWCFGRQRYFYALAKKVQISEDRTIIAMTSANIIDHNSSEKEYKNKIIKSANLFTTEVDSEDDIKNGKLKKTFLNIGGYLIEKKDKYVDITYIESIDGDS
- a CDS encoding fam-b protein, with protein sequence MFFFQLLLVLLNMLRIQVIHYFLLLLIIFYYSFRIYVFYVNLIISFHALLSTYVKLKKQLRLIIYINKYFIFFQELYHVNERGIYLERNIIKSRNNRILVDLGNQFDLNDFYQSTLSLKNQLNGYNDDEKEIPNRRNIIDSHVKNHKENRTLPNLNNVDKKTKNLIYEIRKELEETKKELDNKRDGELAIQLIQNKRITKKDENISALECKNFKQNKNEGNNLENEDDNFEGEYNKIISINNYKEFKTNRKFKKLLKKIFKTVMKSTAFLAIILTGGLIIPFMLLIMQDSFDETMNEWGLYGLHIKK
- a CDS encoding lysophospholipase, putative yields the protein MEEIELNNDELRSTTVNKLDGDPKIGWLCNKNGLLLKTYGWVAKKAVGIIFLIHGIKSHTRLTFMRINLQMPNNDEGLVVDTNNYYIYKDSWIEKFNQNGYSVYGIDLQGHGESQAWKNVRGDFSSFDDIVNDVIQYMNQIQDEISNENQMDDESHDIVTTKKKRLPMYIIGHSMGGGIALRILQLLGKEQKDKTNAGKSSNYKNRKAVLDKSTNINQIDNDMIEDMISDNSVKHISNKRCITNSKNDGPGTSSASISATINASTSDDHEIRYNYLDDLNIKGCVSLSGMVRLKTSRNAGNKSFKYFYLPAFSFLSCVMPHKRTSSSRYKKSEYYANICKYDKFRNSDEIKYRNISECIKATVTLNGNIKYMPNDIPLLFVHSKDDTSCSYEAAHSFYNKANVHNKKFHPLDDMNHAITIETGNEEVLKTVIDWISDVRSNCEDEIEDE